In Providencia alcalifaciens, the sequence CGGTAATCTCATTTCATCCCATATTCCTTATGCACTCAATAAAAATATTGATGTGGAATTATCTAGCCCAGATTCCTTTTATGTCGAAACAGATAAGCTGGCGCTGAGTAATGTGTTCACTAATTTAATCGAAAATGCGATTAAATATTCACCAGAAAAAGCCAAAATAAAAGTGACACTGACAGATCTCACACCTTTTGGTGCCACCATTACAATTCAAGATAATGGGCGAGGTATTCCAGAAGATAGTCGTGTACATCTATTTTCTCGCTTTTACCGAGTCCCCGGAACATTAGAAGCAGGGAGCGGCTTAGGGTTATCTATTGCCCATAATCTGGCATCAAAAATAGGTGCAACATTAAAAGTCACTGATGGATTAGAAAATAAAGGTATTGGATTTATTATTGATTTACCTTAATTAAGAAAATTATCGAGAATAATACCATTATTTAAAATAATGGTATTCAGTTAACATCCCTAGCGCTCAATAAACATTACAATTCTCTCTTACGTTAAATTACTTAATTGTCATTAAATGACTTAATGCCAATTAAATTACTTAGCCATAAAAAGGGGCAATAATGTCACAGGCGCTAATCATCATTGATCTTATTAACGATATTGTGGGTAAAAATGGTTTATCCAATAGCAGTTATTCCCAAGTCAATTCCCGCAATATTATTGAAAAGGCGAATCAAGCCGCTAATTACGCAAGAAATCAGCGTATTCCTGTTATTTGGGTCAAAGTTGGCTTTAACGATAATTATCAAGATATCCCCGCGGGCTCCCCGTTTTTTTCACAAGCCAAACAGAAAGGCGCATTAAAATTAAGCGGCTATGGCTGCCATTGGGTGGAAGATTTGGAAGTTCATATGCAAGACAGAGTGATCATTAAGAAAGGTGTTTCTGCATTTGCAGGCAATAAGCTCCATCAATGGCTTAATGATAATGATATTACCCAGCTCTATTTTGGCGGAGTAAGTTCGCTGATGGCAATCCAAAGTAGCGTGAGACAAGCCCATGATTTAGGCTATTTTTGTCATGTCCTCGAAGATGTGTGTGCCGCTGCAACCATTGAACTACACGAACAAAGCATGCAGGCACTGGCAGGCCTAGCCACGATTTCATCCAGTAAGACGTTTATGCAAGGCAAATAACCGTCATGATGAGTATGTTGTAAACAATAATTTACAAGTCTCACCCCAAAAATTAGTTTAATCTTTAAAATATCTTTTAGTTGATTATTGACTTTGATCAATAAAAAACTAGAATGCTCCTACGTGATCAAGATCACACATTAACATTCGGAGCGAACATGAAAAGCATCAAAGAATTTTTCGTTAACCTGCAAGAAGTTGTTGAATTACTGTCCAAGCGTTTTATGTAATTTGTTTTAAACCATAGTCAATCAAACCTTTCATTTACCTCATTCAAGTATTTGCAAATTTTTGCTAACGGCCTTTTTTAAGGCCGTTTTTTTATTCAAATACGTTCTCAATAATTTCAGCGACCACTGCCGTTCCAATCGCCACCAAAATAAGATCTCTCCCACTCATTTTCCATTCATAGCCCTCATAGACTGGCAATTGATGAATAAATTTTGCTGGTAGCACTTTTTTTGCAATCCCTGGTGGTAACGGCTTGCCTCTTCTCACTTGTTTTGCGATGCCCGGCGGTAACCCTTTGTAGCCCGTAAGGCCATACTCAATGGCTAAAGGTCGAACATTCCCAAAATTCACACTAAAACTAATATTAGGTGAAATACGCAACGTTCCTTGAATACCCGAATTATCATTGTTCCATTGCTTCACTTTATAATGATCATCATCTTTATTCTTATGGCTGTTGTTGCCTTTAAATTCTTTATTATTATGTTTATTGCCGTTTCCATGCCCGTTGTTACCATTTGGGTCAGAAAACGCAAATGGTGATGTCCCCATGAATGCTAAAAGAAGAACCAGTGGTAGACTGCTATTTTTCGTAGGCTTTTTCATCCGTATTTCCTCATAAACATGATCGTCTGAGAGTATTCCTCAAATTATAGAGCATCAATCAGACTAACCGCCATTTTCCGTAATCTTATGTAAATATTCAGTATATTTCACAAACTTAAATCCTATTTGCTTATACTGGGTCGTCATTTATGGATAACGCAATAAAGGAGAATTTATGCAGCAGCAACTGCTCGACTGGGCTCGCCAGTTTAATCAAGACTATGCCACCCTCGCCTCTCTCTTAATGGTTCTTGGGCTGATACTGATTGTCGCCCTAATTTTGCATCTTTTTCTGCACAAAATATTGCTTCCCACCATTGAAAGAAGAGGATTAAAAGCGGGGTCCGGTTGGCAACATCAACTCACGCAATATAATCTTTTCAATCGAATTGCCTTTATTATTCAAGGTGTTGTTGTCAATATTCAATCCACCTTATGGCTATCTTCTGGTTCAACACCACAAATGGTACTGAATGTAGCCTCTCAAGCATGGTGCTTACTGTTTGGCTTGCTGACTATTTATTCCATTTTAGATATCACGCTGGGCGTATTACAACGTGCGGCAAAAACGGCACATCTCCCGCTCCGTGGTATTTTCCAAAGTATTAAGCTTATCGCCACTGTTTTGATTTCAATTATGATCATCGCGCTACTGATTGGTAAATCTCCATTGATTATCCTCAGTGGTTTAGGTGCGATGACAGCCGTCATGATGTTGGTGTTTAAAGATCCAATTATGGGTTTAGTCGCCGGTATTCAGCTCTCTGCGAATAACATGGTCAACATTGGTGATTGGCTTGAAATGCCGAAATACGGTGCAGATGGCGCAGTAATTGATATTGGGTTGACCACAGTTAAAGTTCGAAATTGGGATAATACTGTCACCACCATTCCAACTTATGCACTGATTTCAGATTCATTTAAAAACTGGAAAGGAATGACTGAATCAGGTGGGCGCCGTATCAAGCGCAGCCTACGTATCGATGCCAATAGTATTCATTTCTTAAAGCCTGAAGAAGTGAGCAACTTTGAAAAAGCCAACTTATTAGAGCCTTACATCGGGAAAAAAGTCTCTGAAATTCAGGTCTACAACTCTGCGTTACCAGAGGATAAAGCGACGCCACTCAACCAGCGACGCCTCACAAATATCGGGACATTTCGCGCCTATATTGAAGCGTATCTGCGTGCTCACCCACAGATCCATAAAAATATGACCATAATGGTTCGTCAACTGGAGTCAGACTCAAACGGCATCCCAATTGAGATTTACGCATTTACCAACACGACAGTGTGGTTAGAATATGAACGTATCCAATCAGATATTTTTGACCATATTTTTTCCATTTTGCCGCAGTTCAACTTATCCGTACATCAATCACCTACCGGTAATGATGTTCGATTCTTAGGTCGTTCAACGAATCAATAACTCATCATAGGTAACTTATAAATACTACTTAATGATTAGCGAACATGACCAACCTACCTAGAGGGGGAAACCCCTCTTATAGCCACCGATCCTACCCCATCATTATATAATTTTTAATATAACGATTGATAATAAAAACAGAACAAAACGGATATCCCTGATAAGAAAACTCCTTATAAATTAAATAAATAAAAATATCCGCCCTGGTTTTATCAAAGATATTGTTGATGCATATCATGTTAGTGAGTGGGTATTTTTCCTAACATATTGAACATACCTAATACGTTATTTACATATAGGCAATGTCAATGCATAAAAATAAAACAAATACTCATTTCGCAGAACTGAGCAGGAGGGAGTTTCTTCAGACCTCCGCAACCGTAGCGGGTGCAGCCGCCGTTGCAGGTTCAATCACTCTGCCTTTTGCTGCTCAAGCAAAAACACCAGCAATCATGCCCGATGAAGTCAGCGAAAAAATCAGCTACAGCGCTTGTTTAGTCAACTGCGGTAGCCGCTGCCCTCTTAAAGTTCATGTGAAAGATGGCGTTATCAGCCGTATTTCCAATGAAACCATGTATGACGATTCAACACTGGGAGAGCATCAGATTCGCCCTTGTCTACGTGGTCGTTCCGTTCGCTGGAAAACTTATAATCCAGACCGTTTAAAATACCCTATGGTACGTGTGGGTAAACGTGGTGAAGGTAAGTTCAAAAAAATTAGCTGGGATGAAGCCACCACTATCATTGCTGAAAAACTGAAATACACCATCGATAAATACGGCAACGATGCCATTTATTACCAATATGGTTCCGGTTCAACGGGGGCCAACTTGCATGGTCGTGCTGCCTGTAAGCGTCTTTTAAGTTTAACGGGTGGATTTTTAGGTGACTACGGGACTTATTCTTACGCGCAGTTAATGGAAATCACGCCATATGTTTATGGCAGTGTGGAAGAATCTTATTTAACTGAAATCCAAAACTCCGATCTCGTCGTGATGTTCGGTCATAACTTGGCTGAAACCCGTATGTCGGGCGGTGGTCAGTTCTATGAAACACTCAATGCGCTCGATAAGAGCAAAGCAAAAGTGATCATTATCGACCCACGCCGTACCGATAGCGTAACAACGTTAGGGGCTGAGTGGATCCCTATCTATCCAGGCACTGACGCTGCATTAGTGGCCGCTCTGGGTTATGTGATGATCCAAGAAGGCTTAACCGATGAAGAATTCCTGAAAAATTATTGTGTGGGCTGGGATGAATCAACCCTGCCAGCTTCAGCACCACGTAATGCCTCTTACAAAGATTACATCTTGGGCAATGGTCCTGATGGGATTGCTAAAACCCCTGAGTGGGCGAGCAAGTTAACGGGTATTTCGGTTTCACGTATCATTCAGTTAGCCCGTGAAATTGGTAACGCTCAACGTGCTTGGATCTCACAAGGCTGGGGCTTACAACGTACCGAAAATGGTGAGCAAGCATGTCGCTCCATCATGATGCTGCCTATTATGTCAGGTAATATCGGTCGTTCAGGGACTAACACTGGTTTATGGGGTAACAGTTTTGCCTATCCAGTGGCTGGATTTGGCTTACCAAACCCAGTGAAAGCGTTGATCCCTACCTACATGTGGTCAGAAGCAATTGTGCGCGGTAAAGAGTTAACCGCAGAAAATGGCGGGATCAAAGGCGTTGATAAGCTGAATAATGACATCAAATTTATGTGGTGTTATTCCAGTAATGTTATCGGAAACCAGCATGGTGATTTGAATAAAACCCATGAAATTCTGTCTGATGAATCAAAATGTGAGTTTATCCTTGTTTGGGATAACCACGATACCCCATCGGCAAAATATGCCGATTTACTGCTGCCGGATGTGACCACCGTTGAAACAAACGACCTGATCAATAACTCCTATGCAAGTGGAGCTTATCACTACCTGGTACGTCTACAAAATGCCATTGAACCACTGTGGGAAAACCGTCCAAACTACGATGTGTTAGCCGAGATTGCAGAGAAAATGGGCGTGAAAGATCAGTTCACTGAAGGTCGCACCTACGCAGAATGGATTGAGTTTTGCTACAACAAAACCCGTGAAAAAATGCCTCATTTGCCAGAATTTAGTGAGACCGATGGCGCGGGGATCATCGATCGTAAGTTCCTCAATAGTGCTGAAAACGTGGCACTGAAAAGCTTCCGTGATGACCCAGTGAATAATCCACTGAAAACCCCATCCGGCAAAATTGAAATTTACTCCGAAAAACTGGCTGAGCGCGTGAAAAACTGGGAACTTCCAGAAGGTCAGCGTATTCCGGCTATTCCTGAATATTGTGTGAATAAAGAAGGTGTTGAAGCACAAGCTGCACAGAAAAAACACTCTTTATTAATGACAGGCTTCCACGATAAGGGCCATGTTCATTCAACCTATTACAACGTGGCTATGCTACGTGAGGCGATTCCTCATCAATTCTGGTTAAACCCAATTGATGCACAAGAACGTGGTTTGAAGAACGGCGACTTAGCTGAAATCTTCAATGATCGCGGGCGTATTCAGATTAAAGTCAAAGTGACTGAGCGCGTCTTACCCGGTGTGATTGCGGTTCCTCAAGGTGCATGGCGCACATTGAATACCGAAGGTTTAGATGTTGGTGGTTGTATCAACACCCTAACCTCCCATGTCCCTTCTCCACTGGCGAAAGGCACACCACAACATACTAACCTTGTTGAAGTCAAACGCGCTTAAGGAGTTAATTGATGAAACAGTATGGCTTTTATTTTGACTCCACAAAATGCACTGGCTGTAAAACCTGTCAGGTCAGTTGTAAGGACGAAAAAGATTTAGACTTAGGTCCTAAATTCCGCCGAGTATATGAATTCGGTGGCGGTAGTTGGCAGAAGCAAGACGGTATTTGGCAACAAAACGTCTATAGCTACTATCTGTCTATTTCGTGTAACCACTGTTCGAACCCAACTTGCGTAGAAGGTTGCCCAACTGGCGCAATGCACAAACGCAGTGAAGATGGTTTAGTGGTTGTTGACCAGTCTATCTGTGTAGGTTGTCGTTACTGTGAACTGCGTTGCCCATATGGTGCACCACAGTTTGACGAAAAGAAAAAACTGATGAGCAAATGCGATGGCTGTTATGAACGTGTCGCAAAAGGAATGAAGCCGGTTTGTGTAGAGTCTTGCCCGCAGCGCGCTTTAGATTTCGATGACATTACCGTTTTACGTGAGTTACACGGTACGGAGTGCGGCATTGCACCAATGCCAGATCCAAGCCTGACTAACCCGAATATCGTCATCAAGCCACACAAAGATGCTAAGCCATCGGGTGATAAAAGTGGCGAATTGAAAAACCCTGCGGAGGTCTAATATGCATGAGTTACCACTGGTTTTCTTTACTGTCTTAGGGCAATCCGCGGCGGGTTTATTTCTGTTAGCTTATATTGCGAAAAAAATGGGTTCAATCGACGATAAGCAGCTGAAAACAGCCAATATTATCGGATTTATCATTGTGATGATTGGCTTGGGTATTGGCGCACTGCACGTCGGCCAACCACTGCGTTTCTTCAATATGTTGTTGGGCGTGGGTCGCTCACCAATGAGTAATGAAGCGTTCTTAAGTGGCGTGTTTGTGGGTTGTGCTGCCGCTACACTGTTTTTCACCCACTTTGTTAAACAAGCAGCTCTGCGTGAGTTGTCTAACATTGCGGCGGTGATTTCAGGGTTAGCGTTCGTTTGGTCAATTCCGCAGGTGTATAACATTGCGACAATTGCTAACTGGGATACCCAATTTACCACGCTGCAAATGTGGACAACCCTGTTTGTGGGCGGTGGCGCACTTGCGATGGCAATCGGCGCTCGTGGTTTAGGGTTAACAGCGTTTTTAGTCGGTACCTTTGCGATTTTTGCCAGCCGTGCCAGCTACCAAGCATTTTTAAGCGAAACAGCACCCGTATTAAGTACAGAGCAGACAGGCTTTTGGGGCTTCCAAGTGATTGTATTAGCGATTGCCTTAGCCGCATTCGTTGGATTTGCTATCAAGCAGCGTTCACCAAAAATCCCATTACTGACCTGTGCAGCTGCCGTATTACTCGCAGAACTGTCTGGTCGTATTGCCTTTTATAACCTGTGGCAAATCACCATGTAAGGTGCTATAACCGCAGATTATGGTTAGCAGTATAAGATAAATAATAATATAAGAGCCTGAATTCAGGCTCTTTGTTTTAAGTTAATTGAAGCTTTAAATTAATTGCGGCTTTATAGGTAATATCATGCAAACTCTCGATACCACACTTTTTCGTATTTTAGGGGGAATGTTTTACTACTCTCCTGAAACCCCCACGTTTCAAACGCTGCAACCTGTACTGCGTGAAATCCCATCCCTGTATGATTGGCAGGAATCCACTCAGCTGATTGCCGATTGTGAAGCATTAAGTGATTACCCAGCAGACACGCTTACCTATGATTTTTCGATTCTTTTTGAAGGTCAAGGTGCAATGCCAGCGCCACCGTGGGGCTCGGTGTATCTGTCGCACGACAACACCGTTATGGGGGATTCCACCAGCGCCTATCGCCAGTTTTTAATGTCCCATGGGTTGGTTACCGATACGGGATTACGGGAACCGGAAGACCAATTTGGTCTGATGTTAATGGCAATTTCAGCACTTGCAGAGCAAGGTCAAGACGACGCCATTGTGGAATTACTCGAACAACATTTATTGCCTTGGGCGGAACGTTACTTAACGTTAGTCCAGCAAACATTAACTGAACATGAGTTTTACCCGACCCTTGCCAAAATCACTCAAACCTATTTGACTGATGTGCAAAAACAGCTAGGTCTACAGCCTGTGACGGCTGAACTTTTCCGTTAATAAACCTTAAAATAAAATGAGTTTGCTGACACCTGAGCAAACTCATTTTTATGTAGACGAACTAGAATGACGAGTTAGGCTGCTGTAAAAAAGCAATTTCTTCTCGAGTTGACGGTCGGCCGAGGATCTCATTGCGGTGCGGGTAGCGCCCAAACTTATCGATAATGGCCTTATGGCGCATTTCATAATCCAACGTACTATCATCCCCTAACATACGAAATAGCTCTACCGCTTGCAGGTGGATAAAACTTGATTCTGAATGCATAAACGGCATCAACATAAATTTGCGCTGAGAGAGCGTAAGCAAATGATAATCCGGCTGCTTAATAGCTTCTTGCGCTAATACTAACGCCATCGTATCTTGCGCGAATGCTTTTGGTGTATCACGCCATAAATTACGGGAAAACTGGTCAAGAATAATAATCTCCGCTAAACGACCGCGAATAGAGACTCGCCAATAAGCCAGCTCCCCTTTTGCCGCTTGTTCACTGAGCGCAGTAAAACGTTTTGCGATGGTTAAGTCAAATTTCTCGCTTTTTTCAAACCACTGTTTTGGGGTCGATTCTTCAAACCAAAATGAAAGCACTTCTTCCACTGCATTCATAAGTTACCTATTTATATTATTATTGCGATATTAGGTTCATCGTAGATAAAAACAGTTCAAATTGACAGGATGGAGATCTGAAAACACAAATTTGCAGATAAAAATTTTGTTATTTGCGAGCTAGACCTAAAATAATCGCGATAACACTCTGTAACTTCCTACTGTTTTTTATTGCATCACGTTTTTATTGCATCAAAAGAAATATTCTTTTTTTGATAATGATAAATGCACTATTACACCTTCTTATTTGCTATTTAATGTGAATTTAAATTTATCTATCGTATGAATACATACATTTATTTAATCCAATGTTAGAATTTAACTTATTATTTTGTAGACTAAGCATTTTATAGACAAAACACTTTATAGACAAAGTAAGCGCCCGTATATATTGAGCGTGTTGATTTGACATCTTGGGTGTACTTCATTAGCAGTGAGTGGGAAGGCAAGATAAATGGCAGGACATATGGTACTTATCGGTTGGGCGTTGTGGGTCAGTCCTTGTGGCACCGATTCATGTGATGCATTACCCGTGACCGAAACCATTTTTACCCAAGAACAATGCATGAGCCGAAAATCCTATTTAGAGGCAAAACGCCCTAATTTATTTTTCTTATGTGGTGAAGTTTATCGTGATAGCGATGAAATAGCCAAAGAGGAAAAAAGTGTCATTCCCGCACCTAACCCACCATTACCCGTACGCAACTTACCGGAACGTAAATCACGTTGAGTTACAATTAAATGGGTAAGGCGGTGGCTGTTCGCCACCCCCTATTAATTAGCCATTAGCCATTTACAGTTAAATAATCTCCGCAATTTTATTATCTGCATTAATAAAATCCCCTTGTTTAGCCGTATATTTCAGTTCCCCTGAACGATGGGCTATGACTTGAACTTCCATTTTCATTGCCTCCATCACACCAATTATTTCCCCTTCAGTCACCTTATTGCCCTGAGGAACTAACCAGTTGAATAGCACGCCTGAAATGGGGGCATTCACACTGTTAGGGTTATTTTCCATCCCTTGAGGCGCTGAGGTAACTGGCGTTGGGTTTAGCGCCATTCCAGCAAACAGTTGCGCGGGTAAACCCAGCTCGCAACGTTTTCCGTCAATTTCAATAAATGAACGTGTTAACGCTTGTTCAGCTTGCGGTAACTGGCGTTTCGCAGGTGGAATTTCAACGCTAAATTCTGTTTCAATCCAGCGAGTATGCACTTTAAAGTTTTCACAAAAATCCGCTTGTTCCATCACCGCACGATGGAAAGGTAATACGGACGCAACTCCTTCAATCTTAAATTCAGCTAATGCACGGCGCGCACGCACAATCGCCTGTTCACGGGTTTGCCCGACCACAATTAATTTTGCCATTAGCGAGTCAAAGGTACCGGGAATGGTTTTGCCTGTTTCAACGCCACTATCAACACGGACCCCTGGGCCTGATGGAGCATCAAAACGTAAAATGGTTCCCGGAGTTGGTAAGAAGCCATTCCCTGCATCTTCCGCATTGATACGAAATTCAAAAGCGTGACCACGAGGTTTAGGGGTTTCTTGAATACTCAAAGGCAAACCTTCCGCAATACGTAGCTGCTCAACCACCAAGTCAATTCCTGCTGTTTCTTCTGTGACCGGGTGTTCAACCTGCAAACGGGTGTTCACTTCTAAGAAGGATAAAGTGCCTTCTTGGCTTAATAAGAACTCAACCGTTCCCGCCCCCACATAGCCGGCTTTACGGCAAATATCCGTGGAAGCGCGAATAATTTGTTGCTCCAGTTCAGGGGTTAAAAATGGTGCTGGTGACTCTTCCACCAACTTTTGATTTCGGCGTTGCAATGAACAATCCCGCGTTCCCACGACAACAACGTTACCATGGGTATCGGCGATGACTTGCGCTTCAATATGGCGCGGGTTATGCAAAAATTGCTCAATAAAACATTCCCCACGACCGAATGCCGCTGTCGCCTCACGCACCGCAGAGTGGTATAACTCTTCGACTTCGTGCATCTGCCATGCCACTTTTAAACCGCGACCACCGCCGCCAAATGCGGCTTTAATTGCGATGGGCAGCCCATGTTGATGGGCAAACTGCACCACTTCTTGGGCGGTTTCAACCGGGTCTTTGGTTCCTACAACAAGTGGCGCACCCACTTGCAAAGCAATATGGCGGGCTTGAACTTTGTCCCCCAAAATATCAATACTTTCTGGGCTTGGTCCAATCCAAATCAATCCTGCTTGTTGTACTGCTCGCGCGAATTCAGCACGTTCAGAAAGAAAACCGTAGCCGGGATGTACCATGGTTGCACCGGATTTTTTCGCCACTTCTATCAATTTTTCAATATTTAAGTAGCTCTGTGCTGGGGTATTTCCACCTAGCCCATAAGCTTCATCCGCCATGTTGACATGCAATGCGTCAATATCACTATCGGCATACACTGCCACAGACGCAAAACCATAATCACGGCAAGCACGAATAATGCGTACGGCTATCTCACCGCGGTTGGCAATCAATACCTTATGCTGTGTATTTTTATTATTGGTATTCATAAGCTTCATGACTCCCTTCAAGTTGATAAAATTCACGTAATGGATTAAAGCGGATTTTGCCATTCACGGGGATTTGCCCCGCAAGATCCAAATGATAGTCACACACCGCCCCGATCACTGGATATCCCCCCGTCAATGGGTGGTCATTTAAAAATAAGACTGGCTGCCCATTAGCTGGGACTTGGATAGCGCCAATACAGGTGCCTTCGCTTGGTAGTTCTTGCAACAGTTCACGGCTTAGCGGCACTTCACCTGCAAGGCGTAACCCAATACGGTTTGAAGCGGCAGTCACCTGCCAAACTTGCTGGCGCAGTAATTCGGCAGCTTGTTCAGTAAACCAATCGGTTCTAGGCCCCATTACCACATCCAATACCACCACGTCATCTGCTGTCGGGTAGTTAAAGGCGGGCGATTCAGTGAGTGAAATGGCGCGATGGTTCATTTTCTGGTGAATCGATAAAGATTGCCCAATCATTAATGGTGCGGGACCAACCTGAGCTAAAGTATCGAATGAGCAGCTTTCAAGAATCGGTGCCACAGAAAAGCCTCCGCGTACTGCAAAATAGCTACGTACACCTTTAGTTGGGCGTCCTAATTGCACCACATCCCCTTTTGCGAGGTGAATAGGTTGGTAAGTTGCTGAGGTATATGTTTGCCCGTCTTCCGTGGTGATGGTTATAGGGCACTCGGCGCCTGTAATACCGACCAACAGATCCCGATTAGCGCGGACTTTTAAGCCGCCTTGCGTCACTTCCAGTACAGTTGATTGCGTACAGTTACCGACCAAACGATTTGCACTGTATAGCGCCGATTTGTCCATCGCTCCTGATTCAGAGATCCCTAATGCTGATTGCCCTATACGCCCTCTATCCTGAAATAAGGTTTGTAGTCCTGTCGCCAGCACCGTGAGATCATAAGTTTGGTTCTCATCGATAGGTTTAATGTTAGTTCGGCTGGGTAAACTATAGCTCACGGAACTCTTGCTTTGGTCAACAAATTGCACCCGATAACCTGCTTGTAAAAGCGCAGGTTCTGGGCGATTAATATCCCACACAGCTAAATCAGTCTGACCTATCAGTTGCCAACCACCGGGGCTGGCTTGTGGATACACGCTACTAAATTCCCCCGCTAATGCCACTGAACCTGCGGGAATTCGGACGCGGGGGGATTGACGGCGCGGTACCTGTAATTGCGCTTGCTTCGATACCATATAACCAAATCCAGGCGCGAAACCACTAAATGCCACCAGATATTCACTTTC encodes:
- a CDS encoding cysteine hydrolase family protein: MSQALIIIDLINDIVGKNGLSNSSYSQVNSRNIIEKANQAANYARNQRIPVIWVKVGFNDNYQDIPAGSPFFSQAKQKGALKLSGYGCHWVEDLEVHMQDRVIIKKGVSAFAGNKLHQWLNDNDITQLYFGGVSSLMAIQSSVRQAHDLGYFCHVLEDVCAAATIELHEQSMQALAGLATISSSKTFMQGK
- a CDS encoding anti-virulence regulator CigR family protein, producing MKKPTKNSSLPLVLLLAFMGTSPFAFSDPNGNNGHGNGNKHNNKEFKGNNSHKNKDDDHYKVKQWNNDNSGIQGTLRISPNISFSVNFGNVRPLAIEYGLTGYKGLPPGIAKQVRRGKPLPPGIAKKVLPAKFIHQLPVYEGYEWKMSGRDLILVAIGTAVVAEIIENVFE
- a CDS encoding mechanosensitive ion channel family protein, which gives rise to MQQQLLDWARQFNQDYATLASLLMVLGLILIVALILHLFLHKILLPTIERRGLKAGSGWQHQLTQYNLFNRIAFIIQGVVVNIQSTLWLSSGSTPQMVLNVASQAWCLLFGLLTIYSILDITLGVLQRAAKTAHLPLRGIFQSIKLIATVLISIMIIALLIGKSPLIILSGLGAMTAVMMLVFKDPIMGLVAGIQLSANNMVNIGDWLEMPKYGADGAVIDIGLTTVKVRNWDNTVTTIPTYALISDSFKNWKGMTESGGRRIKRSLRIDANSIHFLKPEEVSNFEKANLLEPYIGKKVSEIQVYNSALPEDKATPLNQRRLTNIGTFRAYIEAYLRAHPQIHKNMTIMVRQLESDSNGIPIEIYAFTNTTVWLEYERIQSDIFDHIFSILPQFNLSVHQSPTGNDVRFLGRSTNQ
- a CDS encoding DMSO/selenate family reductase complex A subunit encodes the protein MHKNKTNTHFAELSRREFLQTSATVAGAAAVAGSITLPFAAQAKTPAIMPDEVSEKISYSACLVNCGSRCPLKVHVKDGVISRISNETMYDDSTLGEHQIRPCLRGRSVRWKTYNPDRLKYPMVRVGKRGEGKFKKISWDEATTIIAEKLKYTIDKYGNDAIYYQYGSGSTGANLHGRAACKRLLSLTGGFLGDYGTYSYAQLMEITPYVYGSVEESYLTEIQNSDLVVMFGHNLAETRMSGGGQFYETLNALDKSKAKVIIIDPRRTDSVTTLGAEWIPIYPGTDAALVAALGYVMIQEGLTDEEFLKNYCVGWDESTLPASAPRNASYKDYILGNGPDGIAKTPEWASKLTGISVSRIIQLAREIGNAQRAWISQGWGLQRTENGEQACRSIMMLPIMSGNIGRSGTNTGLWGNSFAYPVAGFGLPNPVKALIPTYMWSEAIVRGKELTAENGGIKGVDKLNNDIKFMWCYSSNVIGNQHGDLNKTHEILSDESKCEFILVWDNHDTPSAKYADLLLPDVTTVETNDLINNSYASGAYHYLVRLQNAIEPLWENRPNYDVLAEIAEKMGVKDQFTEGRTYAEWIEFCYNKTREKMPHLPEFSETDGAGIIDRKFLNSAENVALKSFRDDPVNNPLKTPSGKIEIYSEKLAERVKNWELPEGQRIPAIPEYCVNKEGVEAQAAQKKHSLLMTGFHDKGHVHSTYYNVAMLREAIPHQFWLNPIDAQERGLKNGDLAEIFNDRGRIQIKVKVTERVLPGVIAVPQGAWRTLNTEGLDVGGCINTLTSHVPSPLAKGTPQHTNLVEVKRA
- a CDS encoding DMSO/selenate family reductase complex B subunit yields the protein MKQYGFYFDSTKCTGCKTCQVSCKDEKDLDLGPKFRRVYEFGGGSWQKQDGIWQQNVYSYYLSISCNHCSNPTCVEGCPTGAMHKRSEDGLVVVDQSICVGCRYCELRCPYGAPQFDEKKKLMSKCDGCYERVAKGMKPVCVESCPQRALDFDDITVLRELHGTECGIAPMPDPSLTNPNIVIKPHKDAKPSGDKSGELKNPAEV
- a CDS encoding dimethyl sulfoxide reductase anchor subunit family protein, which codes for MHELPLVFFTVLGQSAAGLFLLAYIAKKMGSIDDKQLKTANIIGFIIVMIGLGIGALHVGQPLRFFNMLLGVGRSPMSNEAFLSGVFVGCAAATLFFTHFVKQAALRELSNIAAVISGLAFVWSIPQVYNIATIANWDTQFTTLQMWTTLFVGGGALAMAIGARGLGLTAFLVGTFAIFASRASYQAFLSETAPVLSTEQTGFWGFQVIVLAIALAAFVGFAIKQRSPKIPLLTCAAAVLLAELSGRIAFYNLWQITM
- a CDS encoding TorD/DmsD family molecular chaperone; its protein translation is MQTLDTTLFRILGGMFYYSPETPTFQTLQPVLREIPSLYDWQESTQLIADCEALSDYPADTLTYDFSILFEGQGAMPAPPWGSVYLSHDNTVMGDSTSAYRQFLMSHGLVTDTGLREPEDQFGLMLMAISALAEQGQDDAIVELLEQHLLPWAERYLTLVQQTLTEHEFYPTLAKITQTYLTDVQKQLGLQPVTAELFR
- a CDS encoding DUF924 family protein, which encodes MNAVEEVLSFWFEESTPKQWFEKSEKFDLTIAKRFTALSEQAAKGELAYWRVSIRGRLAEIIILDQFSRNLWRDTPKAFAQDTMALVLAQEAIKQPDYHLLTLSQRKFMLMPFMHSESSFIHLQAVELFRMLGDDSTLDYEMRHKAIIDKFGRYPHRNEILGRPSTREEIAFLQQPNSSF